From Aedes albopictus strain Foshan chromosome 1, AalbF5, whole genome shotgun sequence, one genomic window encodes:
- the LOC115256389 gene encoding large ribosomal subunit protein mL40, whose product MSMFSAILRAATNLQPTKTSLAWRALHTGPTSNFRFTPILCAEPLKKKKKIDPQILKQREERKRKRLEKQIRRLEKNARQLKPVEELEVPMELIDEQKQRKRTGVKVSPEVLESRVLLEKQWAKYRMEQKLQDYQLIDRVLAAQTKALNELRLESEELYQKAVQVDAGLVPFKAVGPVATPPIEGYEMPDGEYLDVSKKFE is encoded by the exons ATGTCGATGTTTAGCGCAATTTTAAG GGCGGCCACAAACTTGCAGCCGACGAAAACTTCTCTAGCATGGCGCGCCCTCCATACCGGCCCCACCAGCAACTTCCGCTTCACACCGATTCTGTGCGCGGAACCgctaaagaaaaagaagaaaatcgACCCGCAAATCCTGAAGCAACGCGAGGAGCGTAAGCGCAAACGTCTGGAGAAGCAAATCCGCCGGCTGGAGAAGAATGCCCGCCAGTTGAAACCGGTCGAAGAGCTGGAGGTTCCGATGGAGCTGATCGACGAGCAGAAGCAGCGCAAACGGACCGGGGTGAAGGTTAGTCCGGAGGTGCTCGAGAGTCGGGTGCTGCTGGAGAAGCAGTGGGCCAAGTACCGGATGGAACAGAAGCTGCAGGACTATCAGCTGATCGATCGGGTGCTGGCGGCGCAGACCAAGGCTTTGAACGAGCTGCGGCTGGAGTCGGAGGAGCTGTACCAGAAGGCGGTGCAGGTTGATGCGGGGTTGGTGCCGTTCAAAGCGGTAGGGCCGGTGGCCACGCCGCCGATCGAGGGCTACGAAATGCCCGACGGTGAGTATCTGGATGTGTCGAAGAAGTTCGAGTGA
- the LOC109422033 gene encoding U3 small nucleolar RNA-associated protein 25 homolog: protein MANKPRKGQQQHGGKKGRGGKPPLSAAMKKQRRREQAQKAPVSRFRKNLRHMERSKEAMEALKRQQDAERKYKQRMNSAVEAQRDWAGESEEEEAEEREDDFETLVKTLNSGRKGAGKREEAIESEESESDGEAEEEGEDSDVEEEEVEEPSKEGDDEMEVGSEDDSGEDSEEEVDGVDSEEGSEDEEGIEGDPYMAHISHNISPQLLESISASPAVVQKSTIKFKKLGQLMIEIPKDRSKESKKSALLEDEETYAPEGTIPKALNLAELDPKKLFLKERIQRHLEEPIFTELQAECFSILNNYQDLYYPLRSLDNGESLRSVYCLHALNHIIKSTSKILHHNLKLAEAANSKKQKKKIKNAISSAQEYRDQGLVRPKVLIVAPFRSSALKIVETLKKQFAGDEAKAVTNYSRFQAEYGGQTLYFPKHNPKPEDYERVFSGNTDDNFRIGISFSKSSMKLYTKYYNSDLILASPLGLRMTIGAEGEAERDYDFLSSIELLILDQAEICMAQNWDHVVHLMDHLHLQPQSTEHTDFSRVRYWCLNGWSRFYRQTLLLSSHDLPEFRSIFNSKCANYRGKIRAANPVKAGSIRHVVVQVPQTFHRIEVTSLDQSFDSKFQHFTTVLLPQLRSITMARCLIYVPSYFDYVRLRNYFKKEELSFVQICEYSKDAKIARARDMFFHGSSHFLLYSERSHFFRRPRIKGIRHLVFYQLPAYPQFYAEMINLMANEYQNRKDGIDASAMTVTVLYTRYDLLRLSAVVGSEQAAKIAASPKAAHTFTTHK from the coding sequence ATGGCCAACAAGCCTCGCAAAGGACAGCAGCAGCATGGTGGTAAGAAAGGCCGCGGCGGCAAACCGCCGCTATCCGCGGCCATGAAAAAGCAGCGCCGCCGGGAGCAGGCCCAAAAGGCACCGGTTTCGCGCTTCCGGAAGAACCTGCGCCACATGGAGCGCAGCAAGGAAGCGATGGAGGCTCTGAAGCGCCAGCAGGACGCCGAACGGAAGTACAAACAACGGATGAATTCGGCGGTGGAAGCGCAACGGGACTGGGCCGGGGAGAGTGAGGAGGAAGAGGCCGAGGAGCGGGAGGATGACTTCGAGACGTTGGTGAAGACGTTGAACAGCGGTCGGAAGGGGGCAGGGAAGCGGGAGGAGGCGATCGAGAGTGAGGAAAGTGAGAGCGATGGGGAGGCGGAGGAGGAGGGTGAGGATAGTGATGTAGAGGAAGAGGAAGTTGAGGAACCAAGTAAGGAAGGAGACGATGAGATGGAGGTTGGttctgaagatgattctggtgaggATTCGGAGGAGGAAGTTGATGGTGTGGATTCAGAGGAAGGATCGGAAGACGAGGAAGGCATCGAGGGGGATCCGTACATGGCTCACATTAGCCACAACATCAGTCCACAGCTGTTGGAGTCGATATCGGCAAGTCCGGCTGTGGTCCAGAAGAGCACAATTAAGTTTAAGAAGCTGGGGCAGTTGATGATCGAAATTCCTAAGGATCGTAGCAAGGAAAGTAAGAAATCTGCACTATTGGAGGACGAGGAAACATATGCCCCCGAAGGAACGATTCCGAAGGCTTTGAACCTGGCTGAGTTGGATCCTAAGAAGcttttcctcaaggaaaggatCCAACGTCATCTAGAGGAACCGATCTTCACCGAACTGCAGGCCGAATGTTTTTCAATCTTGAACAACTACCAGGACTTGTACTATCCTTTGAGGTCTTTGGACAATGGGGAATCCTTGCGATCCGTCTACTGCCTGCACGCGTTGAATCACATTATAAAGTCCACATCGAAGATCCTTCATCACAATTTGAAGTTGGCCGAAGCGGCCAACAGTAAGAAGCAGAAGAAAAAGATCAAGAACGCGATCAGCTCCGCTCAAGAATACCGCGATCAAGGCCTGGTTCGCCCGAAAGTGCTCATTGTGGCGCCCTTCCGGAGTTCAGCATTGAAGATCGTTGAAACTCTGAAGAAGCAATTCGCCGGAGACGAAGCCAAGGCCGTTACGAACTACAGTCGTTTCCAGGCCGAGTACGGAGGGCAAACGCTCTACTTTCCGAAGCACAACCCAAAGCCGGAGGACTACGAACGGGTATTCTCCGGCAATACGGACGATAACTTCCGGATCGGCATCTCGTTCAGCAAGAGTTCCATGAAGCTGTACACCAAGTACTACAACTCGGACCTGATTCTGGCGTCCCCGTTGGGTCTTCGAATGACCATTGGTGCTGAAGGCGAAGCCGAGCGGGACTACGATTTCCTGTCGTCTATCGAGCTGCTCATCCTGGACCAGGCGGAGATCTGCATGGCCCAGAATTGGGATCACGTGGTCCACCTGATGGACCACCTTCATCTCCAACCTCAGAGTACAGAACACACGGACTTTTCACGGGTTCGCTACTGGTGCCTTAACGGGTGGTCTCGCTTCTACCGCCAAACGCTGCTTCTATCTTCGCACGATCTTCCGGAGTTCCGTTCCATCTTCAACAGCAAGTGTGCCAACTATCGGGGGAAAATCCGCGCCGCCAATCCAGTCAAAGCGGGTTCCATTCGACACGTTGTCGTCCAGGTCCCTCAGACCTTCCACCGCATCGAGGTGACCTCCCTGGACCAGTCCTTCGATTCCAAGTTCCAGCACTTCACAACGGTGCTTCTTCCCCAGCTGCGATCCATCACCATGGCTCGTTGCCTCATCTACGTGCCGTCCTACTTCGATTACGTTCGTCTACGAAACTACTTCAAAAAGGAGGAGCTCAGCTTCGTTCAGATCTGCGAGTACTCCAAGGACGCCAAAATCGCCCGAGCCAGGGACATGTTCTTCCACGGCAGCAGCCACTTCCTTCTCTACTCCGAGCGATCGCATTTCTTCCGCCGCCCACGCATCAAGGGCATCCGCCATCTGGTGTTCTACCAGCTTCCGGCCTATCCGCAGTTCTACGCCGAAATGATCAACCTGATGGCCAACGAGTATCAGAACCGGAAGGACGGGATCGATGCCAGCGCCATGACCGTCACCGTGCTCTACACCAGGTACGATTTGTTGCGATTGTCTGCCGTGGTCGGGTCCGAACAGGCGGCCAAGATCGCCGCCAGCCCGAAGGCGGCGCACACGTTTACCACCCACAAGTAG
- the LOC134288656 gene encoding uncharacterized protein LOC134288656: MPEKSDLQQQQSAASGASSALGQSTLDSTTSKKQKKKLRLTEKLATMENIQRLVRVRGAAKEEVVQLTEAEIKVYMAKVEAAHKDYEDAHNQILYEEFDILHDTVSILLEDQLNKVRATAAAAAAATTAAQQVQQAPVVIHQPLRMPVPTFDGRYESWPKFKAMFKDLVDKGPDPPAVKLYHLDKALVGSAAGLIDAKTINEGNYAHAWQILEERFENKRHAIDSHIHGLLNLKRMTKKSHLELRSLVDECSKHVEGLKFLEQDFDGVGEDFVIHLLAAALHNDVRHMWVSTIKHGELPDYDEMLTFLKEQTFILERVEASNQKSSSVPIKSVSASNKPSVQKAHAVVSSSEKETKCDFCGKAHANHQCADFKALPVPQRLVKVRERNVCFNCLRRGHRSADCSSDKSCQKCKRRHHSLLHAEEKPKQDADQPSKLAPPPVPEQEGSSSSSTSTTATCSSVATHSQQVLLLTAVVDVMDKNYQPHPCRVLFDSGSQVNLVTQSVADKLGLKLNSSNVTMFGVNSTKTQSCNSGTVHLSSRYRDFHAKVKCLVIDKVTSDLPSSVINISALELPAGVHLADPNFFHPSKVDMLLGNEWFLKLLLPGEITFDDKLPVLRETQFGWVVGGVFEEGAVSDGAVYSHTVTMDELSQSIQRFWEVEDVADVVERSSEEEECEEHFKATHRRDASGRYIVELPLKESVSELGDSRSLALRRFHALERKLSQHPDLKKQYQDFMDEYESLGHCKEVNVSEDPSGIIKWYLPHHAVLRPSNTTTKCRVVFDASAKVSGRSLNDVMKIGAIIQSDLQSISLRFRLPLHVLATDVAKIKGNGLLQLASGNRNDAYTSSKWFDSSVTIRPRLSSPSRLQKGDGSPITALGSRKREQQETLVPFEDFDAAKKKDTTTGFHHR; the protein is encoded by the exons ATGCCGGAAAAAAGTGATTTGCAGCAGCAGCAATCGGCGGCGTCTGGAGCTAGTTCAGCACTTGGGCAGTCTACTCTGGATTCTACCACAagcaagaagcagaagaagaagctaAGGTTGACTGAAAAGTTGGCCACCATGGAAAACATCCAACGACTCGTCCGTGTCCGCGGTGCGGCCAAAG AGGAGGTGGTCCAGCTGACAGAAGCTGAGATCAAAGTCTACATGGCGAAGGTGGAAGCAGCCCATAAGGACTACGAAGATGCTCACAATCAAATC CTGTACGAGGAGTTCGATATCCTTCACGACACCGTTTCAATTCTGTTGGAGGATCAGCTCAACAAGGTCAGAGCCACCGCGGCAGCCGCAGCTGCTGCCACGACTGCGGCGCAACAAGTTCAGCAAGCACCGGTTGTCATCCATCAACCACTTCGCATGCCGGTTCCCACTTTCGACGGTCGGTATGAGAGCTGGCCAAAGTTCAAGGCCATGTTCAAGGATCTCGTGGATAAGGGTCCAGATCCGCCGGCAGTCAAGCTGTATCATCTGGACAAGGCTCTGGTCGGTAGTGCAGCCGGTCTCATCGATGCCAAAACGATCAACGAAGGCAACTACGCCCACGCGTGGCAAATTCTGGAAGAGAGGTTCGAGAACAAACGTCACGCTATCGATTCTCATATTCATGGTCTTCTGAATCTTAAGCGCATGACGAAGAAGAGCCATTTGGAGCTGCGGAGTCTGGTCGACGAGTGTAGCAAGCATGTGGAAGGTCTCAAGTTCCTGGAGCAAGATTTCGATGGAGTAGGTGAGGATTTCGTGATTCATCTACTGGCGGCAGCATTGCACAACGACGTGCGCCATATGTGGGTGTCCACCATTAAGCACGGTGAGCTTCCCGATTACGACGAGATGCTGACGTTCCTGAAGGAGCAGACCTTCATCCTGGAGAGGGTTGAAGCCAGCAACCAGAAGTCATCATCGGTTCCCATTAAGTCCGTGTCTGCATCCAACAAGCCGTCGGTGCAGAAAGCCCACGCAGTCGTTTCGTCAAGCGAGAAGGAAACAAAGTGTGATTTTTGCGGAAAGGCACACGCCAATCACCAGTGCGCTGATTTCAAGGCTCTTCCTGTTCCGCAAAGATTGGTCAAGGTGCGAGAGCGCAACGTGTGCTTTAATTGCCTACGAAGAGGCCATCGAAGCGCCGACTGTTCATCTGACAAATCCTGCCAGAAGTGTAAGCGTCGGCATCATAGTCTCCTTCACGCCGAGGAGAAGCCCAAGCAAGATGCAGATCAACCAAGCAAGTTGGCCCCGCCGCCAGTTCCAGAGCAagaaggttcatcatcatcatcaacgtcgACGACAGCTACGTGTTCCAGCGTGGCCACCCACTCGCAGCAAGTGCTGCTGCTCACGGCGGTAGTGGACGTAATGGACAAAAACTACCAGCCGCATCCGTGCCGAGTATTATTCGACAGTGGGTCTCAAGTCAATTTGGTGACGCAGTCCGTGGCAGATAAGTTGGGCTTGAAGTTGAATTCGTCGAACGTCACGATGTTCGGGGTCAACAGTACGAAGACCCAATCATGCAACAGTGGCACGGTGCATCTTTCGTCGAGGTACAGGGATTTCCATGCCAAGGTCAAGTGTCTAGTAATTGACAAGGTAACATCAGATCTGCCATCATCGGTTATCAATATCAGCGCGTTGGAGCTTCCCGCTGGTGTTCATCTAGCCGATCCGAACTTTTTCCATCCGAGCAAGGTGGATATGCTTCTGGGTAACGAATGGTTCCTTAAGTTGTTGCTACCCGGAGAAATTACTTTCGATGACAAACTTCCTGTCCTTCGCGAGACCCAATTTGGTTGGGTTGTTGGTGGAGTCTTCGAAGAAGGTGCGGTATCTGATGGAGCAGTCTATTCGCACACAGTCACGATGGACGAATTAAGCCAGTCCATTCAACGCTTCTGGGAAGTTGAAGATGTCGCTGATGTCGTCGAGCGTAGCAGCGAAGAAGAGGAGTGTGAGGAGCACTTCAAAGCGACTCATCGTAGGGATGCTTCCGGGCGGTACATCGTCGAGCTGCCGCTGAAGGAGTCCGTGAGCGAATTGGGAGATTCCAGGTCGCTTGCATTAAGAAGGTTTCACGCGCTGGAGCGAAAGCTTTCGCAACATCCGGATCTGAAGAAGCAGTACCAGGATTTCATGGACGAGTACGAGAGTCTTGGGCACTGCAAAGAAGTGAACGTTAGTGAAGATCCATCAGGTATCATCAAGTGGTACTTACCTCATCATGCTGTGCTGCGGCCATCGAATACTACCACTAAGTGCCGTGTGGTGTTCGATGCATCGGCGAAGGTATCTGGTCGCTCGCTCAACGATGTAATGAAGATTGGCGCCATCATTCAAAGCGATCTGCAGTCCATCTCTCTTCGATTCCGTCTCCCGCTCCACGTGTTGGCTACTGACGTGGCCAAAatcaaggg AAACGGTTTGCTTCAGTTAGCAAGTGGCAATCGGAACGACGCTTACACCAGTTCAAAGTGGTTCGACTCCTCTGTGACGATTCGACCTCGACTATCATCGCCATCAAGACTTCAAAAGGGCGACGGAAGTCCAATCACGGCCTTGGGTAGTAGAAAACGGGAACAACAGGAAACGCTTGTCCCATTCGAGGACTTCGATGCGGCTAAGAAGAAAGATACTACCACCGGCTTTCATCATCGATAA
- the LOC115253973 gene encoding 26S proteasome non-ATPase regulatory subunit 9: MVVPSATSRDAVLELVKQKEAVEQKIADQGKILEANRVGMTDPLVDDAGFPRNDIDVYQVRQARHQIICLQNDLKALMKQIEQGLHTVHAETSAQQQENLASTKLRAMELGDDDGESSSGQAPTVRAIRVQTVKPIAKVNVVSEGSPAQEAGIALRDEIVEFGTTNGGNFRDLSQIAAVVRSCENKSVTVKVRRDGRLVDLVLTPKSWSGRGLLGCNIVPMDSVDC, encoded by the exons atGGTAGTTCCATCGGCGACCTCCCGGGACGCAGTCCTGGAACTGGTGAAGCAGAAGGAAGCCGTCGAACAGAAGATAGCCGACCAGGGTAAAATTCTCGAAGCG AATCGAGTGGGAATGACCGACCCGCTGGTGGACGACGCCGGTTTCCCCCGGAACGACATCGACGTGTACCAGGTGCGGCAGGCCCGCCATCAGATCATCTGTTTGCAGAACGATCTGAAGGCGCTGATGAAGCAAATAGAGCAGGGATTGCACACGGTTCACGCCGAAACCAGTGCCCAACAACAGGAGAACCTAGCGTCGACTAAACTAAGGGCGATGGAACTAGGGGACGACGATGGGGAGTCGTCATCGGGACAGGCACCGACTGTGCGAGCGATCCGGGTGCAAACGGTGAAGCCGATTGCCAAGGTGAACGTGGTTAGTGAAGGATCGCCAGCGCAGGAAGCGGGTATCGCGTTGCGGGATGAGATCGTAGAGTTCGGAACGACCAATGGAGGCAACTTCCGGGATTTGTCACAGATTGCGGCGGTGGTGCGAAGTTGCGAGAACAAAAGTGTGACGGTGAAGGTGCGTCGCGATGGGCGATTGGTGGATTTGGTGTTGACACCCAAGAGCTGGAGCGGACGAGGACTACTGGGATGTAACATCGTTCCGATGGACTCGGTTGACTGTTGA